Proteins encoded by one window of Labrus bergylta chromosome 2, fLabBer1.1, whole genome shotgun sequence:
- the LOC136177186 gene encoding zinc finger protein 664-like has protein sequence MYSVDCLREFVNERLTAAAEEIFGVFKRTIVEYEEEIDRQRRLLDIVLNPKIQLHKLEFQHQHVFKEEVEVPADQMLYNQEDWNYTLDQNDPESRQIKEEPEELCATQEGEQFELKQKTSTYEERQPKLRSDKRLLSHNPNVAEKIDEKYREHESVRGLERNSEPEPNKSQPQSSIQADERAHLCKICGKDLKSNSKLKSHMRTHKGKRPHLCMTCNKRFRDSGGLKRHLRIHTGEKPYPREDVRHDNGLKVRMRIHAEEGPYICNTCGKTFCYFSALTRHSRSHSGEKPFKCKTCGRAFQQSSSLKVHIRNHTGERPYICKTCGRGFKQASTLNVHMKTHTG, from the exons ATGTATTCAGTGGATTGTTTGAGAGAGTTTGTGAACGAGCGTCTGACCGCTGCTGCTGAGGAAATATTcggagtttttaaaagaactatcgTCGAGTATGAAGAAGAGATCGACCGTCAGCGCAGACTGCTGGATATCGTTTTAAATCCCAAGATACAGTTACACAAATTAg AGTTCCAACATCAACATGTCTTCAAAGAGGAGGTGGAAGTTCCTGCTGACCAGATGCTCTACAACCAGGAGGATTGGAACTACACCTTGGACCAAAATGACCCAGAGTCTCGGCAGATTAAAGAGGAACCGGAAGAGCTTTGCGCCACCCAGGAGGGAGAGCAGTTTGAGCTGAAGCAGAAGACTTCTACTTACGAGGAACGTCAGCCGAAGCTAAGAAGTGACAAACGTCTCCTCTCTCACAACCCCAATGTTGCTGAGAAGATAGATGAAAAATATAGAGAGCATGAATCAGTCAGAGGATTAGAAAGAAACTCTGAGCCAGAACCGAACAAATCACAGCCTCAGTCAAGCATTCAAGCAGATGAGAGGGCTCATTTGTGCAAAATCTGTGGAAAAGATTTGAAAAGTAATTCAAAACTGAAATCACACATGAGAACACACAAAGGCAAGAGGCCACACCTTTGCATGACCTGCAATAAAAGATTCCGTGACAGTGGAGGATTAAAACGGCATTTAAGAATTCACACAGGTGAGAAGCCGTATCCGCGCGAAGATGTCAGACACGATAACGGCTTAAAAGTGCGCATGAGAATCCACGCAGAGGAGGGGCCGTACATTTGCAATACATGCGGGAAAACATTCTGTTACTTTTCCGCTCTGACGAGACACAGTCGAAGTCACTCCGGTGAGAAGCCGTTTAAATGCAAGACATGTGGGAGGGCTTTCCAACAGAGCAGTTCCTTGAAAGTCCACATAAGAAACCACACCGGAGAGAGACCATATATCTGCAAAACATGTGGAAGAGGCTTCAAGCAGGCTAGCACATTGAATGTTCACATGAAAACCCATACTGGTTAG
- the LOC109997680 gene encoding zinc finger protein 234-like — translation MSSVECLRGFVNERLTAAAEEIFGAFKRTIVEYEEEIDRQRRLLNIIWKPEINIAGIELPQQHVCKEEEEEVLSDQLLCNQERNSSLDQEDPEPPQIKEEQEELSTSQEGEQLELKQEIDSFIYTPTYEGSIDSNPEAKSDPQFLSHNCHVLYSQDQQRGRPEVSGSTENAESPSGTKYHSHESDNDNVNNSNWSETHCDNQTVRSEFKCDTCGRVFKYVSLLQRHMSIHTGERPFSCKTCGKDFRLKGSLKVHMRIHTGEKPYICKTCGKGFSDVSMFRKHAKIHLGEMPYVCTTCEKRFSNISFLKSHMRDHTGEKPYTCDTCGRAFRFVSLLQRHVSIHTGERPYNCTICGKKFRLDGALKVHMRIHTGEKPYLCKTCGKRFSDVSFYKKHTRIHTGEKPYVCKTCEKGFFSMSALKIHIRSHTGEKPFVCETCGRAFSFNENLIVHVRRAHTGEKPFLCNICGKGHFRNCDLKSHMRTHIGENSLTRIITENE, via the exons atgtcttctgttGAGTGTTTGCGGGGTTTTGTGAACGAGCGTCTGACCGCTGCTGCTGAGGAAATATTCGGAGCTTTTAAAAGAACTATCGTCGAGTATGAAGAAGAGATCGACCGTCAGCGCAGACTGCTGAATATCATTTGGAAACCCGAAATAAATATAGCAGGGAtag AGCTCCCACAGCAACATGTctgtaaggaggaggaggaggaggttctCTCTGACCAGCTGCTCTGTAACCAGGAGAGGAACTCCAGTCTGGACCAAGAGGACCCAGAGCCTCCACAGAttaaagaggagcaggaggaactCAGCACCAGTCAGGAGGGAGAGCAGCTTGAACTGAAACAGGAGATTGATAGCTTCATATACACCCCTACTTACGAGGGAAGTATCGACAGTAATCCAGAGGCGAAAAGTGACCCCCAGTTCCTCTCTCACAATTGTCACGTACTTTACAGCCAAGATCAACAGCGAGGCAGGCCTGAAGTCTCAGGATCGACTGAAAATGCAGAGTCACCGTCGGGGACTAAATACCACTCACATGAAAGTGACAATGACAATGTAAATAACTCCAACTGGTCAGAGACGCACTGTGACAATCAAACGGTTAGAAGTGAGTTTAAATGTGACACATGTGGAAGAGTTTTTAAGTATGTTTCACTTTTGCAGAGACACATGAGCATCCACACAGGTGAGAGGCCGTTCTCATGCAAAACATGTGGGAAAGATTTTAGACTGAAAGGCTCCTTGAAAGTCCACATGAGAATTCACACAGGTGAGAAGCCGTACATCTGCAAAACCTGCGGGAAGGGATTCAGCGACGTGTCGATGTtcagaaaacatgcaaaaatcCACCTGGGTGAGATGCCGTACGTTTGCACGACGTGCGAGAAAAGATTCTCGAACATTTCCTTTTTGAAAAGCCACATGCGAGACCACACAGGTGAGAAGCCATACACCTGTGACACGTGTGGAAGGGCGTTCCGGTTCGTGTCACTTTTGCAGAGACACGTGAGCATTCACACGGGGGAGAGACCATACAACTGTACGATTTGTGGGAAAAAGTTCCGACTCGACGGTGCCTTGAAAGTCCACATGAGAATCCACACAGGCGAGAAGCCGTACCTTTGCAAAACCTGCGGGAAAAGATTCAGCGACGTGTCAttttataaaaaacacacaagaatcCACACAGGCGAGAAGCCGTACGTGTGCAAGACCTGCGAGAAGGGATTCTTCAGCATGTCAGCTTTGAAGATCCACATCAGAAGCCACACTGGCGAGAAGCCGTTTGTCTGTGAGACGTGCGGGAGAGCGTTCAGCTTTAATGAAAACCTGATAGTGCACGTGAGAAGAGCTCACACTGGGGAAAAGCCCTTCCTTTGCAACATCTGTGGGAAAGGACACTTTCGTAATTGTGACCTGAAAAGCCACATGAGAACCCACATAGGTGAGAATTCGCTAACTCGCATAATTACTGAAAACGAATGA
- the LOC109997678 gene encoding oocyte zinc finger protein XlCOF6-like encodes MSSVDYLRQFVSERLTAAAEEIFVVFERIIVEYEGEMDRQRRLLGVVLNPEIKLNRIELPQQHVSTEEGPVKQRLCNQERKSSLDQEDPQPPQIKEEEEEEEEEETSSSQEGKQLELKQEIDTFIFNPPYDESDHGEADLNVRQVDLSRSSRDVKSQNQEEDQFQDFELSRNEEQQPETSLSHVFNVYNSNLPEIHPDTHAGKRSFQCDTCGKDFSCMSKLQRHQRTHTGEKPYLCNTCGKGFCDLSVLKRHMSVHTGEKPCFCPTCGKRFSDLSVLRRHMSIHTGEKPFTCKICGKDFRLSSVMKVHMRTHTGEKPHVCKTCGKRFCELSVLAKHTRVHTGEKPFTCKTCGKEFRQSSYLIVHMRTHTGEKPYACKSCDKRFSDISVLIRHMKTHTGEKPHLCKTCGKGFSDLSVLKTHASIHTGEKPFTCRVCGKDFRLRCVLKVHMRTHTGEKPHLCKTCGKSFSDLSVLRRHMSIHTGEKPFVCQTCGRAFRHNSYLTVHMRTHSEERPFVCKTCGKDFRHMNSLVNHTKTHTA; translated from the exons ATGTCATCGGTTGATTACCTGAGACAGTTTGTCAGCGAGCGGCTGACCGCTGCTGCTGAAGAAATATTCGTGGTTTTTGAACGAATAATCGTCGAGTACGAGGGAGAGATGGACCGTCAGCGCAGACTGCTGGGTGTCGTTTTGAACCCCGAAATAAAGTTGAACAGAATAG AGCTCCCACAGCAGCATGTCAGTACAGAGGAGGGTCCCGTTAAGCAGCGGCTCTGCAACCAGGAGAGGAAGTCCAGTCTGGACCAAGAGGATCCACAGCCTCCAcagattaaagaagaagaagaagaagaagaagaggaggaaacatccAGCAGTCAGGAAGGAAAGCAGCTTGAACTGAAACAGGAGATTGACACCTTCATTTTTAACCCTCCTTATGATGAAAGTGACCACGGTGAGGCAGATCTGAACGTACGCCAGGTGGACCTCTCTCGCAGCTCTCGTGACGTGAAGAGCCAGAATCAGGAAGAGGATCAGTTTCAAGACTTTGAGTTGTCAAGAAACGAAGAGCAACAACCAGAGACCAGCTTGAGTCACGTTTTCAATGTATACAACTCTAACTTGCCAGAAATCCACCCTGACACACACGCAGGTAAAAGGTCTTTCCAGTGTGACACGTGCGGTAAAGATTTTTCATGCATGTCCAAATTGCAACGGCACCAGAGGACCCACACGGGGGAAAAGCCGTACCTTTGCAACACCTGTGGCAAAGGGTTCTGTGACCTATCGGTACTTAAAAGGCACATGAGCGTGCACACTGGTGAGAAGCCGTGCTTTTGTCCGACCTGTGGCAAAAGATTTAGCGACCTCTCGGTGTTGAGAAGGCACATGAGCATCCACACGGGTGAGAAGCCGTTCACTTGCAAAATATGTGGGAAAGATTTCCGCCTCAGCAGCGTCATGAAAGTCCACATGAGAACCCACACGGGGGAGAAGCCGCACGTTTGCAAGACCTGCGGGAAACGATTTTGCGAGCTTTCGGTTTTAGCGAAACACACGAGAGTCCACACAGGTGAGAAGCCGTTCACCTGCAAAACATGCGGGAAAGAGTTCCGACAGAGCAGTTACTTGATAGTCCACATGAGAACCCACACGGGAGAGAAGCCGTACGCTTGCAAATCTTGTGATAAAAGATTCAGCGACATTTCGGTATTAATACGGCATATGAAAACCCACACAGGTGAGAAGCCACACCTCTGCAAGACATGCGGTAAAGGATTCAGCGACCTTTCAGTGTTGAAAACGCACGCGAGCATCCACACGGGGGAGAAGCCGTTCACCTGTAGAGTATGTGGGAAAGATTTCCGACTCCGGTGCGTTTTGAAAGTCCACATGAGAACCCACACAGGCGAGAAGCCGCACCTTTGCAAGACCTGCGGTAAAAGTTTTAGCGACCTGTCCGTTTTGAGGAGGCACATGAGCATTCACACGGGGGAGAAGCCGTTTGTCTGCCAGACATGTGGGAGAGCTTTCCGACATAACAGTTACCTGACAGTTCACATGAGGACGCATTCGGAGGAGAGGCCGTTTGTCTGcaagacatgcgggaaagatTTCAGACACATGAATTCCTTGGTGAATCACACGAAAACCCACACGGCTTAG
- the cenatac gene encoding coiled-coil domain-containing protein 84, translating into MGAHYCAICRQTTFKGKGHIFGKHHQSRLRVVLLKFLEKVKEARRTLKKPQVEKFDCTQHKQKFWCYCCDLEVERNVTDGNMTVLYGGLLEHMATQEHKKNTHKFWWENKADQKYRDKFIIAEEETDRFKTEVANALESFVENEDEFIKQQADHIRTQEKHRQDVLQSLLERDAEPEFFNGSNGADTSSEVAVSSHSTSQGSNQQAGSGSIKSMVEVRRAAAGLGLTYIGCQDSSNIGNVHTGAVPPWLQDDPLEGTSGAPAHSEIGPSLQEFLKQKEQEKLKKLPPNRVGANFDHSSQTDANWLPSFGRVWNSGRRWQSRHQFRQEEGQKKRQKKEEHSTEASKKAKSADPVANFDT; encoded by the exons ATGGGAGCACATTACTGCGCCATATGTAGgcaaacaacatttaaaggtaAGGGACACATCTTCGGGAAACATCACCAAAGCAGACTCAGAGTTGTTCTTCTAAAGTTCTTAGAAAAG GTGAAAGAAGCTCGCCGAACACTTAAGAAACCCCAAGTCGAGAAGTTCGACTGTACACAACACAAGCAGAAGTTCTGGTGCTACTGCTGTGATCTCGAAGTTGAAAGAAATGTAACAGATGGCAACATGACTGTGCTGTACGGGGGCTTGTTAGAACACATGGCCAC CCAAGAACACAAGAAGAACACTCACAAGTTCTGGTGGGAAAATAAGGCCGACCAGAAATATAGAGACAAGTTCATCATCGCAGAGGAGGAAACTGACAG GTTTAAAACGGAGGTCGCAAACGCACTGGAGTCATTTGTGGAAAACGAGGATGAGTTCATTAAACAG CAAGCTGATCACATCAGGACTCAGGAGAAGCATCGTCAAGACGTCCTTCAGTCTCTTTTAGAG CGTGATGCAGAGCCGGAGTTCTTCAATGGATCCAACGGTGCAGACACGTCTTCAGAGGTCGCTGTCAG CTCTCATTCCACATCTCAAGGATCCAACCAGCAGGCGGGTAGCGGCTCTATCAAGTCAATGGTTGAAGTACGACGGGCTGCAGCAGGACTGGGTCTGACTTACATTGGTTGTCAG GATTCCTCAAACATTGGAAATGTTCATACAG gcgCTGTCCCTCCTTGGCTCCAGGACGATCCTCTGGAGGGAACCTCGGGAGCTCCAGCTCATTCAGAGATCGGCCCATCGCTCCAAGAGTTCCTCAAACAGA AGGAGCAAGAGAAGCTGAAGAAGCTTCCTCCAAACAGAGTGGGGGCAAACTTTGATCACAGCTCGCAGACAGATGCCAACTGGCTCCCCTCCTTTGGCAGAGTGTGGAACAGTGGCAGGCGCTGGCAATCCAG GCACCAGTTCAGACAAGAGGAGGGGCAGAAGAAGAGGCAGAAGAAGGAGGAGCATAGCACAGAGGCgtcaaaaaaagcaaaatctgCAGATCCAGTGGCAAATTTTGACACTTAA